One Carya illinoinensis cultivar Pawnee chromosome 5, C.illinoinensisPawnee_v1, whole genome shotgun sequence genomic window, TGATGATTCTGCTGAAATTATGGGTTCTGCACTTCCATGCCTTGCTGGTGGGCATATGAAAAACAAGCTTCTTGATGAATGTGGAGAACAAATGGAACCAAGTTACAATCCTCCCTCACTGCAGAATTTGTTCAATGGGTCTCAACTTAAGAACTGTTTAAATCAGGCTGGTGACAGGAACCGTCATGTATCCAAGGGTGTTAACAAATCACCTGCTGAAATTCAAGCCACCCGAGAAATGAGAATTAATTTTAACACAAGCGAGCTTAATAAGTCTTTGGATGAAGTGAAATTGCGAAGTCTAGATCAAGTAACTCTGAGAATTAAAAAAACCATGAGAAAAAAGCAGAAACCTGATCCTGGTAAGACACCCTAAATCCTAATCTCTTTTAGTCTTGTACTGTTAAACATCTTAATTTTCTCATCAGTAACTCTATAAATATACAGATGAGCAGGTGTCATCCGCTCATCATGAAGATGCAGGAATGCAGCTTAGATTTTACGAAAGTTCTTCTGCAAGAAAGAGAACAGTGACAGTGGAGGAACGAGAAAGGGCTATTAATGCAGCGAAAGTATTTGAGCCGACTAATCCTTTCTGCAGGGTTGTCCTTCGACCATCCTATATGTATAGGGGATGTATATTGGTGAGATGTTGAAATTGATCTGCTTAAACATGGCTGTACGATATCCTAGTAACTGTCTGCTTAGTGTGTATCTACTCTTTTTGTATGTACAGTATCTGCCATCCTGCTTTGCCAAGCATCTGAGTGGGGTTTCAGAATTTATCAAACTTCAGAGTCCTGATGGGAGACAGTGGCCTGTTCGATGCCTCTACAGGGGAGGTAGAGCTAAGTTAAGCCTGGGATGGTATGAGTTTTCGCAGGAGAATAATTTGGGTGAAGGAGATGTTTGTGTCTTTGAGCTGTTGAAGATGAGAGATGCTGTACTGAAAGTTACCATATTTCGTGTCCTTGAAGATACAGGATTGGTGGTGAACCGGCCATCACAGCTGAATGTCGGCCCAACAAAACTAATTAGAATTTAGTTGCTGGGTAATCTCCAGATTTCTGAGCTGTATAAAGAAAAGTTATCTTTTGGGTGGTGATCAAGCACTAGCACTGATCTTTTTTGTTCATGTGGAGTTTTGTTGCTATTTAGTGTCCATAAACTTCCCAGGATGACTTAGTggtgattttttgttttgtattttttaggaATTTGAACACAAATTTGATCAAACTAGGGTTGTAAATAGATTGTgcaatctgattttttttttttaaataaaactggACCAGAGCAGTTCATCCTAGTCATTCCCTCTTTTCCCAGCAATTGATTTGCTATTTTCAGCTTCAAGTTTTGTTTTATTGCTCCAGTTACATACTCATTACTGATAGTGCATCCAACAAATTACAGAAAGCAActccaagtggtgaaggccttggtcttgggtaTCACTCTCTTCAAATCCAAAGTTTAAGACTTTATGAGTATAAATAATCATTTGAAGCCTCATCCCCTAGTGAAAAGTTACAATATAACCAGTTATGGAGGAAAGCTCTCGAGAGTGCTGTGCATAAGACCAGAGTTTACGTTATAAGAGTGGGTCTGAAGGGTTCTGCTTTGGAGAAGTTTTccgacataaaaaaataaataaataaattacagaAAGTAAAACATGTAGATggaattattttcatattatacTTCCTTCAGCATTATGCAGAGCTGAAGCGAAGTCCAAACacgataaaatatttatattgctGGAAAATCCACAAGATCAAAAAATCAATGTGGACTTTCAAAGCAtatgataataatattagatCGTATATCTTTACAAACTAGGAATTTTATTTCCCTGATTCTATTTTGACTGAGCAATTCAGTGAAAATTGATAAATGATTGATGTTGTGTTCTTATGCAAAGAGTTACGTTTGTACTTCTTCAGGAACAAGAGCAAACGTAGATAACAATGAGGCATC contains:
- the LOC122311984 gene encoding B3 domain-containing transcription factor VRN1-like isoform X2; translated protein: MIPYKQRIPENFSNKFRGELSTVATITVLDGRIWRVGLKKIGNSVWFHNGWQEFVEHYYIRVGYFLIFRYEGNSGFFVHIFNLTTSEINYQPNAFSSIQGLNYRNQYNVFEEMEDDDSAEIMGSALPCLAGGHMKNKLLDECGEQMEPSYNPPSLQNLFNGSQLKNCLNQAGDRNRHVSKGVNKSPAEIQATREMRINFNTSELNKSLDEVKLRSLDQVTLRIKKTMRKKQKPDPDEQVSSAHHEDAGMQLRFYESSSARKRTVTVEERERAINAAKVFEPTNPFCRVVLRPSYMYRGCILYLPSCFAKHLSGVSEFIKLQSPDGRQWPVRCLYRGGRAKLSLGWYEFSQENNLGEGDVCVFELLKMRDAVLKVTIFRVLEDTGLVVNRPSQLNVGPTKLIRI
- the LOC122311984 gene encoding B3 domain-containing transcription factor VRN1-like isoform X1 is translated as MPRPYFQKLILSSTIRAEELRIPENFSNKFRGELSTVATITVLDGRIWRVGLKKIGNSVWFHNGWQEFVEHYYIRVGYFLIFRYEGNSGFFVHIFNLTTSEINYQPNAFSSIQGLNYRNQYNVFEEMEDDDSAEIMGSALPCLAGGHMKNKLLDECGEQMEPSYNPPSLQNLFNGSQLKNCLNQAGDRNRHVSKGVNKSPAEIQATREMRINFNTSELNKSLDEVKLRSLDQVTLRIKKTMRKKQKPDPDEQVSSAHHEDAGMQLRFYESSSARKRTVTVEERERAINAAKVFEPTNPFCRVVLRPSYMYRGCILYLPSCFAKHLSGVSEFIKLQSPDGRQWPVRCLYRGGRAKLSLGWYEFSQENNLGEGDVCVFELLKMRDAVLKVTIFRVLEDTGLVVNRPSQLNVGPTKLIRI